The Myxococcus virescens genome has a segment encoding these proteins:
- a CDS encoding histidine phosphatase family protein, with translation MGVVYLVRHGQASFGAANYDQLSETGLVQARVLGESLRERLPRVDAVVTGTLARHRQTAEACLAAHGCGTVAVQTAGFNEFDHEEIVARHTPRYADPEVLRAELSQTESPWRAYQALFTDAVARWVAGQHDAEYTEPWSAFGERCRRAMDALIQEMGASKNALVFTSGGTITAICQELLRIPDEHAFRLNLTLANCGLTKVIYSERGRYLSTLNEHSHFEGPQRALLTYR, from the coding sequence ATGGGCGTGGTGTATCTGGTCCGGCACGGCCAGGCCTCGTTCGGCGCGGCGAACTACGACCAACTGTCGGAGACGGGCCTCGTACAGGCCCGGGTGCTCGGTGAGTCCCTGCGCGAGCGGCTCCCCCGCGTGGACGCCGTCGTCACCGGCACCCTGGCGCGGCACCGGCAGACGGCGGAGGCGTGCCTTGCCGCGCACGGCTGCGGCACCGTGGCCGTGCAGACGGCGGGCTTCAACGAGTTCGACCACGAGGAAATCGTCGCCCGGCACACGCCACGCTACGCGGACCCGGAGGTGCTCCGAGCGGAGCTGTCTCAGACGGAGTCACCCTGGCGCGCCTACCAGGCGCTCTTCACCGACGCCGTGGCCCGCTGGGTGGCCGGCCAGCACGACGCGGAGTACACCGAGCCCTGGTCCGCCTTCGGCGAGCGGTGCCGCCGCGCGATGGATGCCCTCATCCAGGAGATGGGCGCGTCGAAGAACGCGCTCGTCTTCACCTCCGGGGGCACCATCACCGCCATCTGCCAGGAGCTGCTCCGCATCCCCGACGAGCACGCCTTCCGCCTCAACCTGACGCTGGCGAACTGCGGCCTCACCAAGGTCATCTACAGCGAGCGCGGCCGTTATCTGTCCACGCTCAACGAGCACAGCCACTTCGAGGGCCCCCAGCGCGCGCTGCTCACATACCGCTGA